The following coding sequences are from one Loxodonta africana isolate mLoxAfr1 chromosome 18, mLoxAfr1.hap2, whole genome shotgun sequence window:
- the COL1A1 gene encoding collagen alpha-1(I) chain, whose product MFSFVDIRLLLLLAATALLTHGQEEGQDEDIPSVTCVQNGLRYYDRDVWKPEPCRICVCDNGNVLCDDVMCDETKDCPGARVPEGECCPVCPNSDTSPTDQETTGVEGPKGDTGPRGPRGPAGPPGRDGIPGQPGLPGPPGPPGPPGPPGLGGNFAPQLSYGYDEKSAGGISVPGPMGPSGPRGLPGPPGAPGPQGFQGPPGEPGEPGASGPMGPRGPPGPPGKNGDDGEAGKPGRPGERGPPGPQGARGLPGTAGLPGMKGHRGFSGLDGAKGDAGPAGPKGEPGSPGENGAPGQMGPRGLPGERGRPGAPGPAGARGNDGATGAAGPPGPTGPAGPPGFPGAVGAKGEAGPQGARGSEGPQGVRGEPGPPGPAGAAGPAGNPGADGQPGAKGANGAPGIAGAPGFPGARGPAGPQGPSGAPGPKGNSGEPGAPGSKGDAGAKGEPGPVGIQGPPGPAGEEGKRGARGEPGPTGLPGPPGERGGPGSRGFPGADGVAGPKGPAGERGSPGPAGPKGSPGEAGRPGEAGLPGAKGLTGSPGSPGPDGKTGPPGPAGQDGRPGPPGPPGARGQAGVMGFPGPKGAAGEPGKAGERGVPGPPGAVGAAGKDGEAGAQGPPGPAGPAGERGEQGPAGSPGFQGLPGPAGPPGEAGKPGEQGVPGDLGAPGPSGARGERGFPGERGVQGPPGPAGPRGSNGAPGNDGAKGDAGAPGAPGSQGAPGLQGMPGERGAAGLPGPKGDRGDAGPKGADGSPGKDGPRGLTGPIGPPGPAGAPGDKGEAGPSGPAGPTGARGAPGDRGEPGPPGPAGFAGPPGADGQPGAKGEPGDAGAKGDAGPPGPAGPTGAPGPIGNVGAPGPKGARGSAGPPGATGFPGAAGRVGPPGPSGNAGPPGPPGPAGKEGGKGPRGETGPAGRPGEVGPPGPPGPAGEKGSPGADGPAGAPGTPGPQGIGGQRGVVGLPGQRGERGFPGLPGPSGEPGKQGPSGSSGERGPPGPAGPPGLAGPPGESGREGAPGAEGSPGRDGSPGPKGDRGETGPSGPPGAPGAPGAPGPVGPAGKSGDRGETGPAGPAGPAGPAGVRGPAGPQGPRGDKGETGEQGDRGLKGHRGFSGLQGPPGPPGSPGEQGPSGASGPAGPRGPPGSAGAPGKDGLNGLPGPIGPPGPRGRTGDAGPVGPPGPPGPPGPPGPPSGAFDFSFLPQPPQEKAHDGGRYYRADDANVVRDRDLEVDTTLKSLSQQIENIRSPEGSRKNPARTCRDLKMCHSDWKSGEYWIDPNQGCNLDAIKVFCNMETGETCVYPTQPSVAQKNWYISKNPKEKRHVWYGESMTDGFQFEYGGEGSDPADVAIQLTFLRLMSTEASQNITYHCKNSVAYMDQQTGNLKKALLLQGSNEIEIRAEGNSRFTYSVTEDGCTSHTGTWGKTIIEYKTTKTSRLPIIDVAPLDVGAPDQEFGFDIGPVCFL is encoded by the exons ATGTTCAGCTTTGTGGACATCCGGCTCCTGCTCCTCTTAGCGGCCACCGCCCTCCTCACGCACGGCCAAGAGGAGGGCCAAGACGAAGACA tCCCGTCAGTCACCTGCGTACAGAACGGCCTCAGGTACTATGACCGAGACGTGTGGAAACCCGAGCCCTGCCGGATCTGTGTCTGCGACAACGGCAACGTGTTGTGCGATGACGTGATGTGCGACGAAACCAAGGACTGTCCAGGCGCCAGAGTCCCCGAGGGCGAGTGCTGTCCTGTCTGCCCCAACAGCGACA CGTCACCTACTGACCAAGAAACCACAGGAGTCGAG GGACCCAAAGGAGACACTGGCCCCCGGGGCCCAAGG GGACCTGCCGGCCCCCCTGGACGAGATGGCATCCCTGGACAGCCTGGACTTCCCGGACCCCCTGGACCCCCTGGACCTCCTGGACCCCCTGGCCTTGGAGGA AACTTTGCTCCCCAGCTGTCTTATGGCTATGATGAGAAATCAGCTGGAGGAATTTCCGTGCCTGGCCCCATG GGCCCCTCTGGTCCTCGTGGTCTTCCTGGGCCCCCTGGTGCACCT GGTCCCCAAGGTTTCCAAGGTCCCCCTGGTGAGCCTGGCGAGCCTGGAGCCTCA GGTCCTATGGGTCCCCGTGGTCCCCCTGGCCCTCCTGGCAAGAACGGAGATGAT GGTGAAGCTGGAAAGCCTGGTCGTCCTGGTGAGCGTGGTCCTCCTGGGCCTCAG GGTGCTCGGGGATTGCCCGGAACAGCTGGCCTCCCTGGAATGAAGGGACACAGA GGTTTCAGTGGTTTGGATGGTGCCAAGGGAGATGCTGGTCCTGCTGGTCCCAAG GGTGAGCCTGGTAGCCCTGGTGAAAATGGAGCTCCTGGTCAGATG GGCCCCCGTGGTCTGCCTGGTGAGAGAGGTCGCCCAGGAGCCCCTGGCCCTGCT GGTGCTCGTGGCAATGATGGTGCTACTGGTGCTGCTGGACCCCCT GGTCCCACTGGTCCCGCTGGTCCTCCTGGCTTCCCTGGAGCTGTTGGTGCCAAG GGTGAAGCTGGTCCCCAAGGAGCCCGAGGCTCTGAAGGTCCCCAGGGTGTGCGTGGTGAGCCTGGCCCCCCTGGCCCTGCTGGTGCTGCTGGCCCTGCT ggaaaccctggtgctgatGGACAGCCTGGTGCTAAAGGTGCCAAC GGTGCTCCTGGTATTGCTGGTGCTCCTGGCTTCCCTGGTGCCCGAGGCCCTGCTGGACCCCAGGGTCCCAGCGGCGCTCCCGGTCCCAAGGGTAACAGC GGTGAACCCGGTGCTCCTGGCAGCAAAGGTGACGCTGGCGCCAAGGGAGAGCCC gGCCCTGTTGGTATTCAAGGACCCCCTGGCCCTGCTGGTGAAGAAGGAAAGCGAGGAGCCCGAGGTGAACCCGGACCCACTGGCCTGCCCGGGCCCCCTGGCGAGCGT GGTGGACCTGGTAGCCGTGGTTTCCCTGGTGCGGATGGTGTTGCCGGTCCCAAG gGTCCCGCTGGTGAACGTGGTTCTCCTGGCCCTGCTGGTCCCAAAGGTTCTCCAGGTGAAGCTGGTCGTCCCGGTGAAGCTGGCCTGCCTGGTGCCAAG GGTCTGACTGGAAGCCCTGGCAGCCCTGGTCCTGATGGCAAAACTGGCCCCCCT GGTCCCGCCGGTCAAGATGGTCGCCCCGGACCCCCAGGTCCCCCTGGTGCCCGTGGTCAGGCTGGTGTGATGGGATTCCCTGGACCTAAAGGTGCTGCT GGAGAGCCTGGCAAAGCTGGAGAGCGTGGTGTTCCCGGACCCCCTGGTGCAGTT GGTGCTGCTGGCAAAGACGGAGAAGCTGGAGCTCAGGGACCCCCTGGCCCTGCT GGTCCTGCTGGTGAGAGAGGTGAACAAGGCCCTGCTGGCTCCCCTGGATTCCAG GGTCTCCCTGGCCCAGCTGGTCCTCCTGGTGAAGCAGGCAAACCCGGTGAACAG GGTGTTCCTGGAGACCTTGGTGCCCCCGGCCCCTCCGGAGCAAGA GGCGAGAGAGGTTTCCCTGGCGAGCGTGGTGTGCAGGGTCCTCCTGGTCCTGCAGGTCCCCGTGGGTCCAATGGTGCTCCTGGCAATGACGGTGCTAAG GGTGATGCTGGTGCTCCTGGAGCCCCCGGTAGCCAAGGTGCCCCTGGCCTTCAGGGAATGCCTGGTGAACGTGGTGCAGCTGGTCTTCCAGGCCCCAAGGGTGACAGA ggTGATGCTGGTCCCAAAGGTGCTGATGGTTCTCCTGGCAAAGATGGCCCTCGTGGTCTGACTGGCCCCATTGGTCCCCCTGGCCCTGCTGGTGCCCCTGGTGACAAG GGTGAAGCTGGTCCCAGCGGCCCTGCTGGTCCCACTGGAGCTCGTGGTGCCCCC GGAGACCGTGGTGAGCCTGGTCCTCCCGGCCCTGCTGGCTTCGCCGGCCCCCCT GGTGCTGATGGCCAACCTGGTGCTAAAGGTGAACCTGGTGATGCTGGTGCTAAAGGCGATGCTGGTCCCCCTGGCCCTGCTGGACCCACTGGAGCCCCTGGCCCCATT GGTAATGTTGGTGCTCCTGGACCCAAAGGTGCCCGTGGCAGTGCTGGTCCCCCT GGTGCTACTGGTTTCCCTGGTGCTGCTGGCCGAGTCGGTCCCCCTGGCCCCTCT GGAAATGCTGGACCCCCTGGCCCTCCTGGCCCTGCTGGCAAAGAAGGCGGCAAAGGTCCCCGTGGTGAGACTGGCCCTGCTGGACGTCCTGGTGAAGTTGGCCCCCCTGGTCCCCCCGGCCCTGCTGGCGAGAAAGGATCCCCTGGTGCTGACGGTCCTGCG GGCGCCCCTGGTACTCCCGGACCTCAGGGTATTGGTGGACAGCGTGGTGTGGTCGGCCTGCCCGGTCAGAGAGGAGAAAGAGGCTTCCCTGGTCTTCCTGGCCCATCT GGCGAACCCGGCAAACAAGGTCCTTCTGGCTCAAGTGGTGAACGTGGTCCCCCTGGCCCCGCAGGCCCCCCTGGATTGGCTGGACCCCCTGGTGAATCTGGGCGTGAG GGTGCTCCTGGTGCCGAAGGCTCCCCTGGACGAGATGGTTCTCCTGGCCCCAAG gGTGACCGTGGTGAGACTGGACCCTCTGGACCCCCTGGTGCTCCTGGTGCTCCTGGTGCCCCTGGCCCCGTCGGCCCTGCTGGCAAGAGTGGGGATCGTGGTGAGACT GGTCCCGCTGGTCCTGCTGGTCCTGCTGGTCCTGCTGGTGTCCGTGGCCCCGCT ggACCCCAAGGCCCCCGTGGTGACAAGGGTGAGACAGGTGAACAGGGCGACAGAGGCTTGAAGGGTCACCGTGGCTTCTCCGGTCTCCAGGGTCCCCCTGGCCCTCCT GGCTCTCCTGGTGAACAAGGTCCCTCTGGAGCTTCTGGTCCTGCTGGTCCCCGA GGTCCCCCTGGCTCTGCTGGTGCTCCTGGCAAAGATGGACTCAATGGCCTCCCAGGCCCCATTGGTCCCCCTGGTCCTCGTGGTCGTACTGGTGATGCTGGCCCTGTT GGTCCCCCTGGCCCTCCCGGACCCCCTGGTCCCCCCGGCCCTCCCAGTGGTGCTTTCGACTTCAGCTTCTTGCCCCAGCCACCTCAAGAGAAGGCTCACGATGGTGGCCGCTACTACCGGGCCGATGATGCCAATGTGGTCCGTGACCGTGACCTCGAGGTAGACACCACCCTCAAGAGCCTGAGCCAGCAGATTGAGAACATCCGGAGCCCTGAAGGCAGCCGCAAGAACCCTGCCCGCACCTGCCGTGACCTCAAGATGTGCCACTCCGACTGGAAGAGCG GAGAGTACTGGATTGACCCCAACCAAGGCTGCAACCTAGACGCCATCAAAGTCTTCTGCAACATGGAGACAGGTGAGACCTGCGTGTACCCCACTCAGCCCAGCGTGGCCCAGAAGAACTGGTACATCAGCAAGAACCCCAAGGAAAAGAGGCACGTCTGGTATGGCGAGAGCATGACCGACGGATTCCAG TTCGAATATGGCGGCGAAGGCTCCGACCCCGCCGATGTGGCCATCCAGCTGACCTTCCTGCGCCTGATGTCCACCGAGGCCTCCCAGAACATCACCTACCACTGCAAGAACAGTGTAGCCTACATGGATCAGCAGACCGGCAACCTCAAGAAGGCCCTGCTCCTCCAGGGCTCCAACGAGATCGAGATCCGGGCCGAGGGCAACAGCCGCTTCACCTACAGCGTCACCGAGGATGGATGCACG AGTCACACCGGAACCTGGGGCAAGACGATCATCGAGTACAAAACCACCAAGACCTCCCGCCTGCCCATCATCGATGTGGCCCCCTTGGACGTTGGCGCCCCAGACCAGGAATTTGGCTTCGACATTGGCCCTGTCTGCTTCCTGTAA